The Maniola hyperantus chromosome 2, iAphHyp1.2, whole genome shotgun sequence genome includes a region encoding these proteins:
- the LOC117990835 gene encoding heat shock protein hsp-16.2-like codes for MSLVPYWLRHMRNLAYRDPVARILEDPFAVFAKDPFFRDPVKFMRQVTAPVEHEHGIEGVYSDAEVKADGKKVEVHLDVQNFSPEQIEVKTVGNEVTIEGKKEIKRDGGWTKSHFERRFLLPEGFPPERVECHLDKGKLKLIAFRAEPLPERKIQVKEISGSDDKEKISS; via the coding sequence ATGTCGTTAGTTCCGTATTGGTTGCGCCATATGCGAAACTTGGCATACCGAGATCCCGTGGCCAGGATTTTGGAAGACCCATTTGCTGTATTCGCAAAGGACCCTTTCTTCCGCGACCCGGTGAAGTTTATGCGTCAAGTCACAGCACCCGTGGAGCACGAGCATGGAATCGAGGGTGTGTACTCCGATGCGGAGGTGAAAGCCGATGGGAAGAAGGTGGAAGTGCATTTGGACGTCCAGAACTTTAGTCCTGAGCAGATTGAAGTGAAGACAGTTGGGAATGAGGTCACGATTGAAGGGAAGAAGGAGATTAAACGTGATGGTGGATGGACGAAGAGTCACTTCGAAAGACGTTTCCTGTTACCCGAAGGATTCCCACCAGAGCGGGTGGAATGTCATCTTGATAAAGGAAAGTTGAAACTAATTGCGTTCAGAGCTGAACCGCTGCCGGAGAGAAAGATTCAGGTGAAAGAAATATCTGGAAGCGAcgataaagaaaaaatatcttCGTGA